Proteins from a single region of Sphaerochaeta globosa str. Buddy:
- a CDS encoding DMT family transporter gives MEHNLVVGQLLALLTAACWAQNSIIYRHIGAKVGSDAVAHVRMWIALPMIFLLAYWVEGSWFPTSLSARTYLFLLASGAIGYFFTDMLLFKAYILLGARESMVIMTLSPVVTAFFGFLLFDERLNLIQILGIFITISGIALIVLLDARTKVAKEEHDTKTKGFIYAILGSALQSLSFLLAKFALDETGPISTNLLRNLGGLACFIIFNFLYKRNAVQHFKVLSNRRYLLLLVMAAFAGPVLGMSSQMKAFTLAPVGIVTTITQVTPILLLPFDYFILHKRLTASSLAGTFLSIAGVAVLFLAA, from the coding sequence ATGGAACACAACCTTGTCGTAGGGCAGCTCTTAGCCCTTTTGACTGCTGCCTGTTGGGCACAAAACTCAATCATCTACCGTCATATCGGAGCAAAAGTCGGCTCGGATGCTGTCGCCCATGTCAGGATGTGGATTGCCCTTCCCATGATCTTCCTGCTCGCATACTGGGTGGAGGGAAGTTGGTTCCCCACCTCACTCAGCGCGCGTACCTACCTCTTCCTGCTTGCAAGTGGAGCGATCGGGTACTTCTTCACCGACATGCTTCTATTCAAGGCATATATTCTGCTCGGAGCGAGGGAATCCATGGTGATCATGACCCTCTCCCCCGTCGTTACCGCTTTCTTCGGGTTTTTACTGTTTGATGAGCGGTTGAATCTGATCCAAATCCTTGGAATCTTCATCACCATCTCCGGCATTGCCTTAATCGTATTGCTGGATGCCCGTACCAAGGTTGCCAAAGAGGAGCACGACACAAAAACCAAAGGGTTCATCTATGCAATTCTGGGCTCCGCTTTGCAATCACTATCCTTCTTATTGGCAAAATTCGCTCTTGATGAAACAGGCCCCATCTCCACCAACCTGCTTCGTAATTTGGGAGGACTTGCCTGTTTTATTATTTTTAATTTCCTGTATAAGAGGAATGCTGTTCAGCACTTCAAAGTCTTATCCAACCGCCGCTACCTCCTGTTGTTGGTAATGGCTGCCTTTGCAGGTCCGGTACTGGGCATGTCCAGTCAAATGAAGGCGTTTACGCTTGCCCCGGTAGGAATTGTAACCACCATCACCCAAGTCACGCCGATCCTTTTGCTTCCATTCGATTATTTCATCCTGCACAAACGCCTGACAGCATCGAGTTTGGCGGGCACATTCCTCTCCATCGCCGGGGTTGCCGTGCTCTTTCTGGCAGCGTGA
- a CDS encoding TolC family protein, translated as MSRIRITFLLALLLGTPLFAQQLTLQEALQSAQATNSIAQNAKITLEKQLNKANINSYLPSIDLSVGASASISLLDQESNALITPTASVSFSLSSSDRYTKASNTLLAKTAQTAFGTSIQNLKAQVTQTYWNVTAAELAYDQQLLDYEQKSISNAAIQAQFDNGKANTLAVSQAKLALFQAKLTVESRNNDFETAKQALQRLIGYEIEGTSDELMEVRDLKNLEFLQELSLSTTSIKQLSYQVEQAELALKKVRASSASPVVAMNASTSFSGSLSTSSSQIRDTTKVSVSVSFSLDPYLPNSSAQVTLENLQKDITLAKNTLEQGIKDIQQEVQTLYQSLLQIKANLEYLLEYQKVADETYNLTLASYEAGEVPYLTLQESEQQQQNVQLSILQQKVDYTVALYNLAYLLETDINTIINE; from the coding sequence ATGTCACGGATACGAATCACGTTCCTTTTAGCATTATTGCTTGGAACTCCACTTTTTGCCCAACAACTTACCCTGCAAGAAGCCTTACAAAGTGCACAAGCCACCAACAGTATTGCCCAGAATGCCAAGATTACCTTGGAAAAACAACTAAACAAAGCCAATATAAACAGTTATCTGCCTTCAATCGATCTCTCGGTGGGCGCATCGGCTTCAATAAGTCTCCTGGATCAGGAAAGCAATGCACTCATAACACCTACGGCGTCCGTTTCGTTTTCGCTCTCCAGCTCAGATCGCTACACAAAAGCATCCAATACGTTGCTTGCCAAAACCGCCCAAACAGCCTTTGGCACCAGCATACAAAACCTGAAAGCGCAGGTAACACAAACATATTGGAATGTAACGGCAGCCGAACTTGCCTATGATCAGCAGCTACTGGACTATGAACAGAAAAGTATATCGAATGCCGCTATCCAAGCACAATTCGATAATGGCAAAGCCAACACACTTGCAGTCAGTCAGGCAAAGCTGGCCCTCTTTCAAGCCAAACTCACCGTAGAGAGCAGAAATAACGACTTTGAAACTGCTAAACAAGCACTCCAAAGGTTAATCGGCTACGAAATCGAGGGAACCTCTGATGAGCTCATGGAAGTCAGGGATCTCAAAAATTTGGAATTTCTGCAGGAACTCTCGCTTAGCACCACATCCATCAAACAGCTCAGCTACCAGGTGGAACAGGCCGAGCTTGCACTGAAAAAGGTACGAGCATCAAGTGCCTCCCCTGTCGTTGCGATGAATGCATCAACTTCCTTCTCAGGCTCCCTATCCACCAGCAGCTCACAAATCCGTGACACCACAAAAGTCTCTGTCTCTGTTTCCTTTTCCCTCGATCCCTATCTGCCCAACTCCAGCGCTCAAGTCACCTTGGAGAATCTGCAGAAGGATATCACCCTTGCCAAAAACACCCTGGAGCAAGGGATTAAGGACATACAACAGGAAGTACAAACACTCTACCAGAGTCTTTTGCAGATCAAAGCTAATCTTGAGTACCTGCTCGAGTACCAAAAAGTGGCCGATGAGACCTACAATCTGACGCTTGCCTCCTATGAGGCAGGGGAGGTCCCCTATCTTACCTTGCAAGAGAGTGAACAACAGCAGCAGAACGTCCAGCTTTCCATTCTGCAACAGAAAGTCGACTACACCGTAGCACTCTACAATCTGGCTTACCTTTTGGAAACCGACATAAATACCATCATCAACGAATAA
- a CDS encoding ABC-F family ATP-binding cassette domain-containing protein: MNVLSLEAVSKTLKDEPLFEGVSFGLEEGDHVALIGRNGQGKSTFLKLIAGSIVPDNGTIAMKNGTDLVMLEQGVQFEENDTVASYLHYGQGKRIETYRAYHKALESEHNEALLAHLTEQMELVGGWNLENDYQSLLGELGLYDVQGQTMSNLSGGMQKKVALARVLCAKPTMLLLDEPTNHLDIQTIEWLEQYLKNSNATIILVTHDRYFLDAVCSAILEMDSGSVFLHPGSFSSYLERREERLERLQKEQDKIKTILRRELEWLKRGPKARTGKDSGRKDRIEALLSSQSSIADEEMRSFSSHSRRMGKKILEAKHLSKRYDENVVIKDFSFSFIKGARIGVVGPNGSGKSTLLDLLCGYLTPDEGSLDIGINTVFAYYDQGGRALVSDKIILEFVEDIAEQVVLGPNQIVSAAKFLELFGFPASMHRQSIASLSGGEKRRLYLVSRLLSNPNFLLLDEPTNDLDLPTMENLEQYIQDFAGCTLIVSHDRAFLDLTCDELFILADDGSVTYETMRYSQWRDQEKEKIVKAAPTALAPSVQNKRSEKKGLSFREQKEFEHIESTIEAMQQQLAALEASFALAQPTKEGTLAERTEKYHALRTELARLEDRWLELAQKS; encoded by the coding sequence ATGAATGTACTCTCACTGGAAGCTGTCTCCAAGACCCTGAAGGATGAACCCCTCTTTGAAGGGGTGAGTTTTGGCTTGGAGGAAGGCGATCATGTGGCCCTCATCGGCCGCAACGGACAAGGAAAATCCACCTTTCTCAAACTCATCGCCGGTTCAATCGTCCCCGATAACGGTACTATCGCCATGAAAAATGGCACTGATTTGGTTATGCTCGAACAAGGCGTGCAATTCGAAGAGAATGACACGGTTGCAAGCTACCTCCATTACGGGCAGGGAAAGCGCATCGAAACCTACCGCGCCTATCACAAAGCCTTGGAGAGCGAACACAACGAAGCACTTCTAGCCCATCTCACCGAGCAGATGGAGTTGGTTGGTGGATGGAATCTCGAGAACGATTACCAATCATTGTTGGGAGAACTCGGCCTGTACGATGTTCAAGGCCAAACCATGTCCAACCTCTCAGGCGGAATGCAGAAAAAGGTTGCCCTCGCCCGGGTCCTCTGCGCCAAGCCTACCATGCTCCTGCTCGATGAACCAACCAACCATTTGGATATCCAAACCATTGAATGGTTGGAGCAATATCTGAAAAACAGCAATGCAACCATAATACTGGTCACTCACGACCGCTACTTCTTGGATGCCGTATGTTCTGCAATCCTGGAAATGGACAGCGGATCCGTTTTTCTTCATCCCGGCTCATTCTCCTCATACCTTGAGCGCAGGGAAGAACGACTTGAACGGCTGCAAAAAGAACAGGACAAAATCAAGACCATACTCAGACGGGAACTTGAATGGTTAAAGCGCGGCCCGAAGGCCCGTACCGGCAAGGATAGTGGAAGGAAGGACCGCATTGAAGCTTTGCTTAGCAGTCAGAGTTCAATCGCAGATGAAGAGATGCGTAGTTTCAGTTCGCACTCCCGTCGTATGGGGAAGAAAATCCTTGAGGCAAAGCACCTTAGCAAACGATACGATGAGAATGTAGTGATCAAGGACTTCTCATTTTCCTTCATCAAGGGAGCACGGATCGGGGTGGTAGGACCAAATGGAAGCGGCAAGTCAACGCTGCTCGACCTGTTATGCGGATATCTGACGCCCGATGAAGGAAGTTTGGATATCGGAATAAATACCGTTTTTGCCTATTATGACCAAGGCGGCAGGGCTCTGGTAAGTGACAAGATTATCCTCGAATTCGTTGAGGATATTGCCGAACAAGTGGTATTGGGCCCCAACCAAATTGTAAGTGCGGCCAAATTCCTTGAGCTTTTCGGGTTTCCTGCATCCATGCACCGCCAAAGCATTGCAAGTCTTTCAGGGGGAGAGAAACGGAGACTGTACTTGGTTTCCAGACTGCTTTCCAATCCAAACTTCCTGCTTCTGGACGAACCGACAAACGACCTGGACCTTCCTACCATGGAGAATCTGGAACAATATATCCAAGACTTCGCAGGCTGTACGCTTATCGTCAGCCACGACCGTGCATTTCTCGATCTCACCTGTGACGAGCTGTTCATCCTAGCCGATGATGGATCGGTTACCTATGAGACCATGCGCTACAGCCAGTGGCGCGATCAGGAAAAAGAGAAAATCGTGAAAGCCGCCCCCACCGCTCTCGCCCCTTCGGTACAGAACAAAAGAAGCGAAAAGAAGGGTTTGAGTTTTCGGGAACAAAAAGAATTCGAGCACATCGAATCTACTATTGAAGCAATGCAACAGCAACTGGCAGCCTTGGAAGCAAGTTTTGCTCTAGCACAACCAACCAAAGAGGGAACGCTCGCTGAGCGGACAGAGAAATACCATGCACTACGTACTGAACTTGCACGTTTGGAAGATCGCTGGCTTGAGCTTGCACAAAAAAGCTGA
- a CDS encoding NAD(P)/FAD-dependent oxidoreductase has translation MQIDINLRLSPQEAADTSVLTQAAAKQAGIPVRDIGNVRILRRSIDARRRPVVVDLQIRLSSSGEDVPFEEVTYQNVGEAKSVIVVGAGPAGLFASLRLLELGLKPVLLERGLDVHQRKKDLAGLVRTGIVDTESNYSFGEGGAGAFSDGKLYTRATKRGDVSKVLNQLCQHGADLDILCDAHPHIGSNKLPQVIEAIRNTILSHGGEIHFQSKVVALLRKGFTVEGVQTSDGATYFGPVILATGHSARDMYRYLHAEGIAVESKAMAMGVRLEHKQHLIDQMQYKQEEGRGLYLPAAEYSFVHQVEGRGVYSFCMCPGGFVIPAATEAGQQVVNGMSASDRKGEFANSGMVVELHPEDLPSDKFSGPLAMLEFQEALERRSFAYANQSIKAPAQRMVDFVKHVRSKDLCETSYLPGLVNADLHALFPAFISTRLALAFEAFGKKASRFLTNDALLLAAETRTSSPVRIPRDTESKMHPEYTGLFPCGEGAGYAGGIVSAAMDGVSSADGVKAYLGC, from the coding sequence ATGCAAATTGATATCAACCTTAGGCTGTCTCCCCAGGAGGCCGCCGATACTTCCGTTCTTACACAAGCTGCTGCCAAACAAGCAGGCATTCCTGTCCGTGACATTGGCAATGTCCGCATACTCAGGCGCAGCATCGATGCCCGTCGTCGACCCGTTGTTGTAGACCTGCAAATCAGGCTCTCCTCATCAGGCGAGGATGTTCCCTTTGAAGAGGTAACCTACCAGAATGTCGGCGAGGCAAAGAGTGTCATCGTTGTCGGAGCTGGCCCGGCTGGGCTGTTCGCGTCCCTCAGGCTTCTGGAACTGGGATTAAAGCCCGTTCTTTTGGAGCGTGGATTGGATGTGCACCAGCGCAAGAAGGACCTTGCCGGCTTGGTCCGTACCGGCATTGTGGACACAGAGAGCAATTACAGCTTTGGCGAAGGTGGAGCCGGGGCTTTCAGCGATGGCAAGCTCTATACACGCGCCACCAAACGTGGTGATGTTTCCAAGGTGCTGAACCAGCTGTGCCAGCATGGTGCAGACTTGGATATTCTGTGTGATGCCCACCCACATATCGGCAGCAATAAACTGCCCCAAGTGATCGAAGCGATTCGCAATACGATTCTCTCCCACGGAGGGGAGATTCATTTCCAAAGCAAGGTAGTCGCGTTGCTGAGAAAAGGTTTTACGGTCGAAGGGGTGCAAACTTCTGATGGTGCAACCTATTTTGGACCCGTGATTCTTGCTACCGGCCATAGCGCCCGTGATATGTATCGGTATCTTCATGCCGAGGGTATTGCCGTAGAGAGCAAAGCGATGGCTATGGGCGTGCGCCTTGAGCATAAGCAGCACCTGATCGACCAGATGCAATACAAGCAGGAAGAGGGCCGGGGCTTATACCTGCCTGCAGCTGAATACTCCTTTGTCCATCAAGTGGAGGGCAGGGGCGTCTACTCGTTCTGCATGTGCCCGGGCGGCTTTGTGATTCCTGCGGCAACCGAAGCCGGACAGCAGGTGGTCAATGGAATGAGTGCCTCAGACCGAAAAGGCGAGTTTGCAAATAGCGGTATGGTGGTTGAACTGCACCCAGAGGATCTTCCTTCTGACAAGTTCAGTGGGCCTTTGGCGATGCTGGAGTTCCAGGAAGCCTTGGAGAGGCGAAGCTTCGCCTATGCGAATCAGAGCATTAAGGCTCCGGCTCAGCGCATGGTGGATTTTGTCAAGCATGTCCGCTCAAAGGACCTTTGTGAAACCTCGTACCTCCCTGGTTTGGTGAATGCTGATCTGCACGCTCTCTTCCCGGCCTTCATCTCAACGCGTCTCGCTCTCGCTTTTGAAGCCTTCGGAAAGAAAGCCTCACGGTTCTTGACCAACGATGCGCTTTTATTGGCGGCAGAAACCAGAACGAGCAGTCCTGTTCGGATTCCCCGGGATACTGAAAGCAAAATGCATCCCGAATATACCGGTCTTTTCCCCTGTGGCGAGGGTGCCGGGTATGCAGGTGGCATTGTCAGTGCTGCTATGGATGGGGTTTCTTCTGCCGATGGGGTGAAGGCGTACCTTGGATGCTGA
- a CDS encoding DNA-deoxyinosine glycosylase: protein MLKGFAPIHTANSSVLILGTGPSVVSSLKQQYYGHERNAFWPIMASILAGPIENYEQKWDLLLANDIALWDVLAQFERKGSADSAYTEVIANDLRQFIDEHTQLRIILFNGKKAADLYRRLIGYYPVTVQFETLPSTSPAYTLDIGQKLKLWREAIIHPIQSLQKES from the coding sequence ATGCTGAAGGGCTTTGCACCCATCCATACAGCGAATAGCTCTGTCTTGATTCTCGGGACCGGCCCGAGTGTGGTTTCCAGCCTGAAGCAACAATACTACGGCCATGAACGCAATGCGTTCTGGCCGATTATGGCTTCCATACTTGCCGGTCCGATTGAGAATTATGAGCAGAAGTGGGATTTGCTTCTTGCAAACGATATCGCCTTGTGGGATGTGCTTGCCCAATTCGAGAGGAAGGGCTCGGCCGACTCGGCCTATACTGAGGTGATTGCCAATGATCTTAGGCAGTTCATCGATGAACATACCCAGTTGAGAATCATTCTGTTCAACGGAAAGAAAGCGGCAGACTTGTATCGCCGCCTCATCGGGTATTACCCTGTCACCGTTCAGTTTGAGACCCTGCCTTCCACCAGTCCTGCCTATACTTTGGACATTGGACAGAAGCTAAAGCTGTGGAGGGAAGCGATAATCCATCCAATACAGAGTCTGCAAAAAGAAAGTTAA
- a CDS encoding efflux RND transporter permease subunit yields MKLSELSVRRPVLISMIYLLLLLISLLFLKDLDIALYPSVEMPVLSVMVETGDAGPEEVEQQVTKIIENTVGSLESLESITSQSSDGRSMVMLEFAYGTDLDEASSSLESLLSRVTRQLPSWAETPSVMRFDMSSSSTFMRLMLSGSLDEQTLKQLAEDTISPLLLRVEGVSQVEVRGAGDTQIQVVIDPIRLEAYDLTLSEVKNALALRNVQGKVGTITQNLIDYSITLDERFTDLTTIRETVVTTIDGVPIRIDDIGTVAESLETGFNEQYLDGSPVVTLSLSNASDSNAATVANSVQLQLAVIQSQLPDGIKLVIQQDSTTMISSTLSEVYKSAIQGVVLAALVIFLFLRNIKATLIISLSMPISIFFTLMMMSLMGITINSMSMSGLILGIGMIVDASIIILENTYKYREAKHSSAASAILGSQNMSTAILASTLTTICVFLPLFIYKNQLQMIGIMFQDLILTVCIALFASLLVALTLVPALSGSILRLDTRIQKPLKWKVLRYIDDFYVRVEAKLEQAYAHVLSYFLRHRFLLIVLLVLLLIFSLQFFDGIGMNLTPQMNADDTVTLSLTLPSGTTKEASREELFRIQELLMEELPSEAYSQIMVQVGTSNTGSIEIGLPDITQQHYTANEVKQLITPLLATNPSASWTFGGGRGPMSSSPININVSGSDTTTLTQTVNEIATIISSFVPEATNVATDLSNGSPKVSVELNNQLMDELGISVNEVVSTLSSALAGSTATTITTMNVDQSYAVVVSMDSAKYASISDLGNLLVSSKGGSVHLDSFATFSTSTAPASITRENKVRVNHVTANLGEGYTADVVQQKIQAALDQHLLVADGVKVSQGGDMQQLTEYGSTLVIIVLLALVLVFVVMAAQFESLVDPFIIFATIPLLLIGVIFIHIITDQAFTLFSVVGIVALIGVVVNNGIVLVDSINQLVRQKMPVKEACLTAARTRLRPILMTTFTTVLGLVPLAFFPGEGAEMMQPIALTFIGGLVTASFLTLFLSPSLYSLFNKRREKRFFDPNSLANQLAVFDKEGK; encoded by the coding sequence ATGAAACTGAGCGAACTTTCTGTACGAAGACCGGTATTGATCAGCATGATCTACCTCTTATTGCTACTCATTTCTCTTTTATTTCTCAAGGACCTGGATATTGCACTCTATCCTTCAGTGGAGATGCCTGTTCTCTCCGTCATGGTGGAAACCGGTGACGCAGGTCCCGAGGAGGTCGAACAACAAGTAACGAAAATCATTGAAAATACCGTTGGATCACTTGAGAGCCTTGAGAGCATCACCAGCCAGTCATCGGACGGTAGATCGATGGTCATGCTGGAATTTGCCTACGGAACCGACCTCGATGAGGCATCGAGCAGCCTGGAATCCCTGTTAAGCAGAGTAACCAGACAACTGCCCAGCTGGGCGGAAACTCCCTCGGTTATGCGCTTTGATATGTCCTCCTCCTCAACCTTCATGCGCCTGATGCTCAGCGGTTCACTGGATGAGCAGACGTTGAAACAACTAGCCGAAGATACCATCTCTCCCTTGTTGTTACGAGTCGAAGGAGTCAGCCAAGTCGAGGTCAGGGGAGCCGGAGACACCCAGATTCAAGTTGTCATCGATCCCATTCGCCTTGAAGCGTATGACCTGACCCTTTCAGAAGTAAAGAATGCACTCGCCCTACGCAATGTCCAGGGTAAAGTGGGAACCATCACCCAAAACCTCATCGACTACTCCATCACCCTGGATGAACGGTTTACCGACCTGACGACCATCAGGGAAACAGTGGTAACGACCATCGATGGAGTTCCTATCCGAATCGATGATATTGGAACTGTAGCAGAATCGTTGGAAACAGGTTTCAATGAACAGTACCTCGACGGTTCTCCTGTTGTCACACTCAGCCTCTCCAATGCATCGGACAGCAATGCCGCCACTGTTGCCAACAGCGTACAGCTACAATTGGCAGTTATCCAAAGCCAGTTGCCGGACGGCATCAAGCTGGTGATTCAGCAGGACTCGACAACTATGATCTCCTCCACCCTGTCGGAGGTATACAAGAGCGCCATCCAGGGTGTCGTGCTGGCTGCATTGGTGATATTCCTGTTTCTGAGGAACATCAAGGCTACCTTGATTATCAGTCTATCGATGCCGATCTCAATCTTCTTCACCTTGATGATGATGTCACTGATGGGCATCACCATCAACAGCATGAGCATGAGCGGGTTGATCTTAGGCATCGGTATGATCGTGGATGCCTCGATCATCATCCTTGAGAATACCTACAAATATCGTGAGGCGAAGCACAGCAGCGCTGCATCGGCGATACTGGGAAGTCAGAACATGAGTACGGCAATCCTTGCCTCAACGCTGACCACCATCTGCGTATTTCTCCCGCTCTTCATCTATAAAAACCAATTGCAGATGATTGGCATCATGTTCCAGGATTTGATCCTCACCGTATGTATTGCCTTGTTTGCTTCGCTCCTCGTCGCACTGACCTTGGTTCCGGCACTCAGCGGTAGTATCCTTCGTCTCGATACCCGGATACAGAAACCGCTGAAATGGAAGGTCCTTCGCTATATCGATGACTTCTACGTCAGAGTGGAAGCCAAGCTGGAGCAGGCGTACGCACACGTTCTCTCATACTTTCTGCGACACCGATTTCTGCTTATCGTGCTACTGGTATTGCTGCTTATCTTCAGCCTTCAGTTCTTCGACGGCATCGGAATGAACCTCACCCCGCAAATGAATGCAGACGATACTGTCACGCTTTCTCTCACTCTGCCCAGTGGAACAACCAAGGAGGCAAGCCGAGAGGAACTGTTCAGGATCCAAGAGCTCCTGATGGAAGAGTTGCCCTCTGAGGCATACTCCCAAATCATGGTTCAGGTGGGAACCTCCAATACGGGTTCAATAGAAATTGGCCTCCCTGATATCACTCAGCAGCACTATACGGCCAATGAAGTCAAGCAATTGATTACGCCCCTCTTGGCAACCAACCCCTCTGCATCCTGGACATTCGGGGGAGGCAGAGGTCCGATGAGCAGCAGCCCCATCAACATCAATGTGAGCGGATCCGATACGACGACGCTTACCCAAACGGTGAATGAGATTGCCACCATCATTTCCTCCTTCGTCCCCGAAGCCACCAATGTTGCAACCGACCTATCCAATGGATCCCCGAAGGTCAGCGTAGAACTCAATAACCAGCTGATGGATGAGTTGGGCATCTCGGTAAACGAGGTTGTTTCCACGCTCTCATCAGCGCTTGCAGGGTCAACAGCAACCACCATCACCACCATGAACGTCGACCAATCCTATGCTGTGGTGGTTTCCATGGACAGTGCAAAGTATGCATCCATCAGTGATCTTGGGAACCTCTTGGTAAGCAGCAAGGGCGGCAGTGTCCATTTGGACAGTTTTGCCACCTTCTCTACGTCTACAGCCCCTGCATCGATCACACGCGAGAATAAGGTACGTGTCAACCATGTCACAGCCAACCTCGGTGAGGGGTATACTGCCGATGTGGTCCAACAGAAGATCCAAGCGGCCCTTGATCAGCATCTGTTGGTTGCTGATGGTGTTAAGGTAAGCCAAGGCGGTGACATGCAACAACTCACCGAGTATGGCTCAACGTTGGTCATCATTGTCCTGCTTGCCTTGGTACTGGTCTTTGTAGTTATGGCAGCACAATTTGAATCTTTGGTTGATCCTTTCATCATTTTTGCAACCATACCGCTGCTGCTCATCGGTGTTATCTTTATTCACATCATCACCGACCAAGCATTCACGCTTTTCTCGGTAGTCGGTATTGTTGCCTTGATCGGAGTAGTGGTCAACAACGGTATTGTACTGGTCGACTCCATCAACCAACTGGTCAGGCAGAAAATGCCGGTCAAGGAGGCCTGCCTCACTGCAGCCCGAACACGGCTCAGACCAATTTTGATGACCACGTTCACCACGGTTCTCGGGCTTGTTCCGCTTGCTTTCTTCCCTGGTGAGGGTGCTGAAATGATGCAACCTATCGCCCTTACCTTCATCGGGGGGTTGGTGACTGCAAGTTTTCTGACTCTCTTTCTCTCCCCTAGTTTGTATTCACTTTTCAACAAACGCAGGGAGAAGCGATTCTTTGATCCCAATAGCCTTGCAAACCAACTTGCAGTGTTTGACAAGGAGGGGAAATAG
- a CDS encoding efflux RND transporter periplasmic adaptor subunit — MKSLSMLERITTIILLLICIVLSAVIILRFAGNTSESATNFGGMMARSSEASVVNVAVQEVTHATFTRTTTLGGELTSERDAVSVNSTLSGKVTEVLVKEGQAIAKGDPLLVIDPSTAGSIYKSTTITSVMDGVVYSVSAYVGQQVANGTTLATIGKTGDLVIETALSERYLSSLHTGLEATFTTAAWPNENHTALVSQIGTQVNTSNRTVKVTLTPQTQDTRFKEGMFVSVTLITEKLENVLVIPSDAVTTYLGEPVVYIAEEGMAKRVAVTISVSDDNHSVVTSGLFGGEQLITAGSVVEGSRISVIEEQV, encoded by the coding sequence ATGAAATCATTATCAATGCTGGAACGCATCACCACCATCATCCTGCTACTGATCTGTATTGTTCTGAGTGCGGTCATTATCCTACGTTTTGCCGGCAACACATCCGAATCTGCAACGAATTTTGGAGGTATGATGGCGCGATCAAGCGAAGCCTCCGTTGTCAATGTAGCCGTCCAGGAAGTCACCCATGCCACCTTTACCCGAACAACCACCTTAGGCGGCGAATTGACCAGTGAACGCGATGCAGTGTCGGTGAACAGCACCCTTAGCGGTAAAGTGACCGAGGTTCTGGTAAAAGAAGGACAAGCGATAGCCAAGGGTGACCCTCTTTTAGTAATCGACCCCTCTACAGCAGGCAGCATCTATAAAAGTACCACCATCACCAGCGTTATGGATGGAGTTGTTTACTCTGTATCAGCCTATGTCGGCCAGCAGGTAGCCAATGGGACAACACTTGCCACCATCGGGAAAACCGGGGACCTTGTAATAGAGACAGCCCTGTCGGAGCGGTATCTGTCCAGCCTTCATACCGGTCTTGAGGCAACGTTCACCACTGCTGCCTGGCCGAATGAAAACCATACAGCTCTCGTTTCCCAGATCGGCACCCAAGTAAATACCTCGAATCGAACGGTCAAGGTCACCCTTACCCCCCAAACGCAGGACACTCGTTTCAAGGAAGGAATGTTTGTTTCGGTAACCCTCATAACCGAAAAGCTAGAAAATGTATTGGTTATACCCAGTGATGCCGTCACCACCTATCTCGGCGAGCCGGTGGTCTATATAGCTGAAGAAGGCATGGCAAAGCGGGTGGCTGTGACCATTTCCGTCTCCGATGACAACCACAGTGTAGTGACCAGCGGACTGTTTGGAGGAGAACAGCTTATTACAGCTGGATCAGTGGTTGAGGGAAGCCGAATTTCCGTCATCGAGGAGCAGGTATGA